A genomic window from Brachyspira sp. SAP_772 includes:
- a CDS encoding HAD family phosphatase: MKIAFFDLDKTIIKKDSIVPFMFFYLKKNPKSFIYYIRLIPYFILFILKIIDNSRIKYEIAHIFTNISIEFGDSIGEEFANTVVPSLYYNDAVKEINKLKEEGYQLVMVTASFEIYAKFIGKNLGFDKVMGSELWVFRGKYTGFMYGKNCYNEAKRHRLFTEGIFKKNISENIVYSDSISDLPFFAFAAKKVCVNPDKKLREYAINNKEENFSIVEWK; this comes from the coding sequence ATGAAGATTGCTTTTTTTGATTTGGATAAAACTATTATAAAAAAAGATTCTATTGTTCCTTTTATGTTTTTCTACTTAAAAAAAAATCCTAAAAGTTTTATTTATTATATTAGATTAATTCCATATTTTATTTTATTTATTTTAAAAATTATAGACAACTCAAGAATTAAATATGAAATAGCTCATATTTTCACAAACATTTCTATAGAGTTTGGAGATAGTATTGGAGAGGAGTTTGCTAACACAGTTGTACCAAGCTTATATTATAATGATGCCGTCAAAGAGATAAACAAATTAAAAGAAGAAGGCTATCAGCTTGTAATGGTTACTGCAAGTTTTGAGATATATGCAAAGTTTATAGGAAAGAACTTAGGCTTTGACAAAGTGATGGGCAGTGAATTATGGGTATTTAGAGGAAAATATACTGGCTTTATGTATGGAAAAAATTGTTATAATGAAGCTAAAAGGCATAGACTTTTTACAGAAGGAATTTTTAAAAAAAACATATCAGAAAATATAGTATACAGTGATTCTATTAGCGACCTACCCTTCTTTGCTTTTGCAGCTAAAAAAGTATGCGTTAATCCTGATAAAAAATTAAGAGAATATGCTATAAACAACAAAGAAGAAAATTTTTCTATAGTTGAATGGAAATAA
- a CDS encoding lipopolysaccharide assembly protein LapB: MDNIENEIKEIIKESKENILTAINTFIEKNNLDYAKKIALQLINKEPNYKEGYLVLSDIFYEEEDYKSVIHILDKALEYLPKDKDILESKIEALISTYKYEEAKSTIEEIISLGNVNASVYGQYGVLLSIEMKYKEAIEKFKMAISLDKEDVLSMINMSIVYAAIYEYDNAIEILEKAFNISKDSSIQEKIDNIKKQKENSIFHFSKFTVINAKPDKFNLIVPENFNASVENSVLKIENNEKTISILLSYDNSKYDEKEIAQILNNFKAENKNLYSIISPVSVVKRKEHNDIFGSIIFNCKTKNNNLFNAMAIAVKEEESIVLTIISTLATSNNLIFLAKEIINSLYIK, translated from the coding sequence ATGGACAATATAGAAAATGAAATTAAAGAAATAATTAAAGAGTCAAAAGAAAATATTTTAACTGCAATAAATACATTCATAGAGAAAAATAATTTAGATTATGCCAAAAAAATTGCATTACAATTAATAAATAAAGAACCTAACTACAAAGAAGGTTATTTAGTATTATCTGATATATTTTATGAAGAAGAAGATTATAAAAGTGTAATACATATTTTAGATAAGGCATTAGAATATCTTCCAAAAGATAAGGATATATTAGAAAGCAAAATAGAAGCATTAATTAGCACCTATAAATATGAAGAAGCAAAATCTACTATAGAAGAGATAATATCTTTAGGTAATGTTAATGCTAGTGTATATGGTCAATATGGAGTTTTACTTTCTATAGAGATGAAATACAAAGAAGCTATTGAAAAATTCAAAATGGCTATATCTTTAGACAAAGAAGATGTATTATCTATGATTAATATGTCTATAGTTTATGCTGCTATATATGAATATGATAATGCTATAGAGATATTAGAAAAAGCATTTAATATTAGTAAAGATTCTAGTATTCAAGAGAAAATCGATAATATAAAAAAACAAAAAGAAAACTCAATTTTTCATTTTTCAAAGTTTACTGTAATTAATGCTAAACCTGATAAGTTTAATTTGATTGTACCAGAGAATTTTAATGCTAGTGTAGAAAATAGTGTATTAAAAATAGAAAACAATGAAAAAACTATTTCTATACTATTAAGTTATGATAATTCAAAATATGACGAAAAAGAAATAGCTCAAATATTAAATAATTTTAAAGCAGAAAATAAAAACCTCTATTCTATAATATCACCAGTGTCTGTTGTAAAAAGAAAAGAGCATAATGATATATTCGGCTCTATAATTTTTAATTGTAAAACTAAAAATAATAATTTATTTAATGCTATGGCAATAGCAGTAAAAGAAGAAGAGTCAATAGTACTTACTATTATCTCAACACTCGCTACAAGTAATAATTTAATATTTTTAGCTAAAGAAATAATTAACAGTTTGTATATAAAATGA
- a CDS encoding GGDEF domain-containing protein, translating into MIKEINKIIKTLNNIPEPFSVDGIIKTFEKSSKKIIKNFALYFYKDNNSNLWYSTSKNIIKENNNKYKLQARNYEFGYLIIESSIEKEYLEILINHLSIILYSEKLSFLANRDKLTNLYNRGYLLKYLENKKDEIYSVIIIDLDKFKHYNDSYGHNVGDHVLKIASKVMRETLKQIKYNSLLARYGGEEFIIVIDTKTKKELFNIMEIIRKKIYETDFSTDEYSLKATASFGGAIKTDDNTINSLIEKADKALYEAKETGRNKSIIDNHN; encoded by the coding sequence ATGATTAAAGAGATAAACAAAATAATAAAAACCTTAAACAACATACCAGAACCATTCTCTGTAGACGGCATAATAAAAACCTTTGAAAAAAGCTCTAAAAAAATAATAAAAAACTTTGCATTATATTTTTATAAAGATAATAATTCAAATCTATGGTATTCGACTTCAAAAAATATAATAAAAGAAAATAATAATAAATATAAATTACAAGCAAGAAATTATGAGTTTGGATATTTAATAATTGAAAGCAGCATTGAAAAAGAATATTTAGAAATACTAATAAATCATTTATCTATTATTCTTTACAGTGAAAAACTATCATTTTTGGCAAATAGAGATAAACTTACTAATTTATACAACAGAGGCTATTTATTAAAATATTTAGAAAACAAAAAAGATGAAATATATTCTGTAATAATAATAGATTTAGATAAGTTTAAGCATTATAATGATAGTTATGGTCATAATGTAGGAGACCATGTATTAAAAATAGCTTCAAAGGTAATGAGAGAAACACTAAAACAAATAAAATACAATTCACTTCTTGCAAGATATGGTGGAGAAGAGTTTATTATAGTTATTGATACAAAGACTAAAAAAGAGCTTTTTAATATAATGGAAATAATAAGAAAGAAAATATACGAAACAGATTTTTCAACTGATGAATATTCTCTAAAAGCAACTGCTTCTTTTGGCGGAGCAATTAAAACAGATGATAATACAATTAATAGTTTAATAGAAAAAGCAGACAAAGCATTATATGAAGCAAAAGAAACGGGAAGAAACAAAAGCATCATAGATAATCATAATTAA
- a CDS encoding alpha-1,2-fucosyltransferase: MLYNNYEHLINRIVRIIPIKKHRDNLRNILYDIVNSLYKIEYISQELNKKNNNTDSGTVIIECQGGLSDQFWKYVLGESIKKHYNFTVKYDITWFDYKHKDVDGKDERPFELLKLCPDIDFKIAAYDDIFFYKACFPVISKSYFGYDINSFLQNNKNLFLYSYPRILDINVSDITKNIDLDKYHYNTLQGDNLVLYNELKDKESVAVHIRLGDSYVMSCFKKVFNSSYEKYANYFIESINKLLSELKNPTFFFFSDNIDWVNKNIIKKLDNSISYKISSSKNQPYMDIYLMSKAKHYIISLGGFGDLATRFNNNENKIVIRACKFNYDYL; the protein is encoded by the coding sequence ATGCTATACAATAATTATGAACATCTTATAAATAGAATAGTTCGCATTATACCTATAAAAAAACATAGAGATAATTTAAGAAATATATTATACGATATTGTAAATTCATTATATAAAATTGAATATATATCTCAAGAACTCAATAAAAAGAATAATAATACTGATTCAGGTACAGTTATTATAGAATGTCAAGGAGGATTATCTGATCAATTTTGGAAATATGTACTTGGTGAATCTATAAAAAAACATTATAATTTTACTGTAAAATACGATATAACTTGGTTTGATTATAAACATAAAGATGTTGATGGTAAAGATGAAAGACCTTTTGAATTACTTAAACTATGTCCTGATATAGATTTTAAAATTGCTGCTTATGATGATATATTTTTTTATAAGGCGTGTTTTCCTGTTATAAGTAAATCATATTTTGGATATGATATTAATAGTTTTTTACAAAATAATAAAAATTTATTTTTATATTCATATCCTAGAATTTTAGATATTAATGTTAGTGATATAACTAAAAATATAGATTTAGATAAATACCATTATAATACTTTGCAAGGAGATAATTTAGTATTATATAATGAATTGAAAGATAAAGAATCGGTAGCTGTACATATTAGACTTGGAGATAGCTATGTTATGTCATGTTTTAAAAAAGTATTTAATAGTAGCTATGAAAAATATGCTAATTATTTTATAGAATCTATAAATAAATTATTGAGTGAATTGAAAAATCCTACTTTCTTCTTTTTTTCTGATAATATAGATTGGGTTAATAAAAATATAATAAAAAAATTAGATAATAGTATATCTTATAAAATTAGTAGTTCAAAAAACCAACCTTATATGGATATTTATTTAATGTCAAAGGCAAAACATTATATAATTTCTTTAGGTGGTTTTGGAGATTTAGCTACTCGTTTTAATAATAACGAAAATAAAATTGTTATTAGAGCTTGTAAATTTAATTATGATTATCTATGA
- a CDS encoding DUF6198 family protein, giving the protein MISEDDHSLDSKNKHFIISGELALILVVIINSFSVVLMLYSGSGISAISSVPYAFSEVINNISLGTFTYIFQTLLILVLMILRKKFVGEYLFSFVVGFCFGKFVDIHAAWINHLPLTMTSRIIYFIISYFILAFGIALSNRCGLPIIPTDLFPRELSNIIKASYAKVKIIFDVTCLLTTIVVTFVFLGHIKGLGIGTVLSAFTMGKVISSIGKMIDKKFEFIPYVKKIFHKKHEV; this is encoded by the coding sequence ATGATATCAGAAGATGACCATTCATTAGATAGTAAAAATAAACATTTTATAATAAGCGGTGAATTAGCATTAATTTTAGTTGTCATTATAAATAGTTTTAGTGTTGTGTTAATGCTTTATTCTGGCTCTGGCATATCCGCTATATCAAGCGTGCCTTATGCTTTTTCTGAAGTTATTAATAATATATCTCTTGGAACTTTTACTTATATCTTTCAAACTTTACTCATATTAGTGCTTATGATATTAAGAAAAAAGTTTGTTGGAGAATATTTATTTAGTTTTGTTGTAGGGTTTTGTTTTGGTAAATTTGTGGACATACATGCTGCTTGGATAAATCATCTTCCATTAACAATGACAAGCAGAATAATATATTTTATAATAAGTTATTTTATATTGGCATTTGGAATAGCATTATCAAATAGATGCGGACTTCCTATAATACCTACAGATTTATTTCCGAGAGAATTGTCTAATATAATAAAAGCATCTTATGCAAAAGTAAAAATAATATTTGATGTAACTTGTCTTTTAACAACAATAGTAGTTACATTTGTATTTTTAGGTCATATAAAAGGCCTTGGAATAGGCACTGTACTTTCAGCTTTTACAATGGGAAAGGTTATTTCTTCTATAGGGAAAATGATTGATAAAAAATTTGAATTTATTCCATATGTAAAAAAAATATTCCATAAGAAACATGAGGTATAA
- a CDS encoding zinc-binding dehydrogenase, whose amino-acid sequence MKALARFGKEFGGYRMIDVPVPEVGPEDILLEIKAAAICGADMKHFRVENGSDEFNSIRGHEFAGEIVKVGSNVKDWKVGQRVVSDNSGHVCGVCPACEQGDFLCCEQKVNLGLDNNRWGGGFTKYCIVPGEILRIHKHAIWEIPENVKYEEAAVLDPICNSYKAIAQQSHFLPGQDIVVFGTGPLGLFAVQIARIMGAVNIVMVGLEEDTKVRFGVAQELGATHVVNASKEDVVKRCQEICGKDNLGLVVECSGANIALKQSIEMLRPNGEVVRVGMGFKPIEFSINDITSWNKSIIGHMAYDSTSWRNAIRLLASGAIKVQPMITHRIGLSEWEKGFEAMANKEAIKVIIHYDFEE is encoded by the coding sequence ATGAAAGCTTTAGCTAGATTTGGTAAAGAATTTGGCGGATACAGGATGATTGATGTACCTGTGCCAGAAGTAGGTCCTGAGGACATACTATTAGAAATAAAAGCTGCTGCTATATGTGGGGCTGATATGAAACATTTTCGCGTTGAAAATGGTTCTGATGAGTTTAACTCTATAAGAGGGCATGAATTTGCGGGTGAAATAGTAAAAGTTGGAAGTAATGTTAAAGATTGGAAAGTTGGTCAGAGGGTAGTTTCTGATAATAGCGGACATGTATGCGGAGTATGTCCTGCTTGTGAACAAGGTGATTTTTTATGCTGTGAACAAAAAGTTAATTTAGGACTTGATAATAACAGATGGGGAGGTGGTTTTACTAAATACTGTATAGTTCCCGGAGAGATTTTAAGAATTCATAAACATGCTATATGGGAAATACCTGAAAATGTAAAATATGAAGAAGCTGCTGTATTAGACCCTATATGTAATTCTTATAAAGCAATAGCTCAGCAATCTCATTTCTTACCCGGACAAGATATAGTTGTTTTCGGTACTGGTCCTTTAGGATTATTTGCGGTACAAATAGCTAGAATAATGGGAGCTGTTAATATTGTTATGGTTGGATTAGAAGAAGATACTAAAGTAAGATTTGGTGTGGCACAAGAATTAGGAGCTACACATGTAGTAAATGCTTCAAAAGAAGATGTAGTAAAACGCTGTCAAGAGATTTGCGGAAAAGATAATTTAGGATTAGTAGTTGAATGTTCTGGAGCAAATATAGCATTAAAACAATCTATTGAAATGTTAAGACCTAATGGTGAAGTTGTAAGAGTTGGTATGGGATTTAAACCAATAGAATTCTCTATTAACGATATAACCTCTTGGAACAAAAGTATAATAGGACACATGGCATATGATTCTACATCATGGAGAAATGCTATACGCCTATTAGCATCTGGAGCTATAAAAGTTCAGCCAATGATAACTCATAGAATAGGTCTTTCTGAATGGGAAAAAGGTTTTGAAGCTATGGCAAACAAAGAAGCAATAAAAGTTATTATTCATTATGATTTTGAAGAATAA
- a CDS encoding MFS transporter yields the protein MSNTNIVNCGPRLDRLPNNKWHYQIFAMIAFGLLVCWSNAIGGLVLAQLAEIGWTNNDISAIFSSLTTAGMFLGALLGGIIGDKIGRKKSILLFELIHIVSMLLGACSPNMTYLIIFRFIMGFGLGALLTTMFAGFTEYMPGRNRGMWSSRVSFIGNWSYPVCSTIAVFISPIFTANMNWRIQFVIPSVLSLIATLIIWKKFPESPRWLESKGFYDEAEKIMSNIETQVEQNIGKKLEPVATNSSEQTQKTISISFAQLFKGALLKRVILGSFVLIAMNVVQYTLINWLPTIFLAQGINLKDSILLNTMSMFGAPFGIFIAMLIIDKIPRKVMGPALLIVIAILGYIYSMQTNMTYITIIGFFLITFVYMYVCYASAVYVPEIWPTEAKLRGSGISNAVGRISGIIAPYAVASLLDTKGPMGVFILLGVVSIIVAIAIITIGIETRGASIEEIGNVSKK from the coding sequence ATGAGTAATACAAATATTGTAAATTGCGGTCCTAGATTAGATAGACTACCAAATAATAAATGGCATTATCAAATATTTGCAATGATAGCATTTGGGTTATTAGTATGTTGGAGTAATGCTATAGGCGGATTAGTATTAGCACAGTTAGCAGAAATAGGTTGGACAAATAATGATATAAGTGCAATATTTTCATCATTAACAACAGCGGGTATGTTTTTAGGTGCTTTATTAGGAGGTATCATTGGAGATAAAATAGGACGTAAAAAAAGCATATTATTATTTGAACTAATACATATAGTATCTATGTTATTAGGTGCTTGTTCTCCAAATATGACTTATTTAATAATTTTTAGATTTATAATGGGTTTTGGTTTGGGAGCATTGCTTACAACTATGTTTGCTGGATTTACAGAGTATATGCCGGGAAGAAATAGAGGTATGTGGTCAAGCAGAGTTTCATTTATTGGAAATTGGTCTTATCCTGTATGTTCTACAATTGCTGTGTTCATATCTCCAATTTTTACAGCTAATATGAATTGGAGAATACAATTTGTAATACCTTCTGTATTATCGTTAATAGCAACATTAATAATTTGGAAAAAATTTCCTGAATCTCCTCGATGGCTTGAATCAAAAGGTTTTTATGATGAAGCAGAAAAAATAATGTCTAATATAGAAACACAAGTAGAACAAAATATAGGAAAAAAATTAGAACCCGTAGCAACAAATTCATCAGAACAAACACAAAAAACAATAAGCATCTCTTTTGCACAATTATTTAAAGGTGCTTTATTAAAAAGAGTAATACTTGGTTCTTTTGTATTAATTGCCATGAATGTAGTACAATATACTTTAATAAATTGGCTTCCAACAATATTTTTAGCACAAGGAATAAATTTAAAAGATTCTATATTATTAAATACAATGAGCATGTTTGGAGCACCATTTGGTATATTTATAGCTATGCTTATTATAGATAAAATACCGCGTAAAGTGATGGGACCTGCCTTACTTATTGTAATAGCAATACTTGGTTATATATATTCAATGCAAACAAACATGACTTATATAACAATAATAGGTTTCTTTTTAATAACATTTGTATATATGTATGTATGTTACGCTTCTGCTGTATATGTACCTGAGATATGGCCTACAGAGGCAAAACTTAGAGGTTCAGGAATATCAAATGCTGTTGGACGTATAAGCGGAATTATAGCTCCATATGCTGTGGCAAGCCTTTTAGATACAAAAGGTCCTATGGGAGTATTTATATTATTAGGTGTTGTATCTATTATAGTTGCTATCGCTATCATTACAATCGGTATAGAAACCAGAGGTGCTTCTATCGAAGAGATTGGTAATGTTTCTAAAAAATAA
- a CDS encoding NAD(P)-dependent alcohol dehydrogenase, producing the protein MKNTKAILKVPGTMEIRDAEYPTPKDDEVLIKVEYVGICGSDIHGFESGPFIPPKDPNQEIGLGHECAGTVVEVGPKVKNFKKGDRVCIEPGVPCGKCRFCLEGKYNICPNVDFMATQPNYRGALTNYLCHPESFVYHLPDNMSIMEGALVEPASVGIHAAMTANVKPGHKVAILGAGCIGLMTLQGCKIMGCNDIIVVDVIDKRLDMAKKLGASQTINGKGDTVSKIKEIFGELGADVVFETAGSPITAKQTQDIVMRGGKIMIVGTIPGETPINFLKINREVTIQTVFRYANRYPVTISAISSGRFDVTSMVTHQFEYKDVQKAFEDSVNCKNEIIKSVIKID; encoded by the coding sequence ATGAAAAACACAAAAGCTATTTTAAAAGTTCCAGGAACTATGGAAATTAGAGATGCTGAATATCCTACTCCTAAAGATGATGAAGTGTTAATAAAAGTAGAATATGTTGGCATATGCGGTTCTGATATACATGGATTTGAATCAGGTCCTTTTATACCGCCTAAAGATCCAAATCAAGAGATAGGTTTAGGGCATGAATGTGCTGGTACAGTTGTAGAGGTTGGTCCAAAAGTAAAAAATTTCAAAAAAGGCGATAGAGTATGTATTGAACCCGGAGTTCCTTGCGGAAAATGCAGATTTTGTTTAGAAGGAAAATATAATATTTGTCCAAATGTAGACTTTATGGCAACACAGCCTAATTACAGAGGGGCATTAACTAATTATCTATGTCACCCTGAAAGTTTTGTATATCATTTGCCTGATAACATGTCTATAATGGAAGGAGCCTTAGTTGAACCTGCTTCTGTAGGTATACATGCTGCTATGACTGCAAACGTTAAACCCGGTCATAAAGTTGCAATATTGGGTGCTGGTTGTATAGGGCTTATGACATTACAAGGCTGTAAAATAATGGGCTGCAATGATATTATCGTTGTAGATGTTATAGACAAACGTCTTGATATGGCTAAAAAATTAGGTGCTTCACAAACAATCAATGGAAAAGGTGACACTGTTTCAAAAATAAAAGAAATATTTGGAGAGCTTGGTGCTGATGTTGTGTTTGAAACAGCAGGCTCCCCTATTACGGCAAAACAGACTCAAGATATAGTAATGAGAGGCGGAAAGATAATGATAGTTGGAACTATTCCGGGAGAGACACCTATCAATTTCTTAAAAATAAATCGTGAGGTAACTATACAAACTGTATTTCGTTATGCAAACAGATATCCTGTAACTATTTCTGCTATTTCGAGCGGAAGATTTGATGTAACTTCTATGGTAACACATCAATTTGAGTATAAAGATGTTCAAAAAGCATTTGAAGATTCTGTAAATTGTAAAAACGAAATAATAAAAAGTGTAATAAAAATAGATTAA
- a CDS encoding ketose-bisphosphate aldolase produces the protein MLGNIKYWEEKAQKGHYAIPHFNVWNAEMLMGVIDAAEELKAPIIISFGTGFVGNTSFEDFSKMMVSMAEKASIPVITHWDHGRSMEIVKNAYDHGMNSLMRDASAFEFEENIRLTKEVVDYFHPLGIPVEAELGHVGNETIYEEALAAYKYTDPNQAAEFVERTQCDSLAVAIGNQHGVYTSEPQINFDVLEKVSKVVSVPLVLHGASGIGDEDIKKAISLGISKINIHTELCQAAMDAIVKNQDKSFLELERAVRQAVKERAMEKIILFGTNKKAV, from the coding sequence ATGTTGGGTAATATAAAATATTGGGAAGAAAAAGCACAAAAAGGACATTATGCAATACCGCATTTTAATGTGTGGAATGCAGAAATGTTGATGGGGGTAATTGATGCTGCTGAAGAGTTAAAGGCACCAATTATAATATCATTTGGTACAGGATTTGTTGGAAATACTTCTTTTGAAGATTTTTCTAAAATGATGGTTTCTATGGCTGAAAAAGCTTCTATACCTGTAATAACACATTGGGACCATGGACGCAGTATGGAAATAGTAAAGAATGCTTATGATCATGGTATGAACTCATTAATGAGAGATGCTTCTGCATTTGAGTTTGAAGAAAATATACGTTTAACTAAAGAAGTTGTAGATTATTTTCATCCATTAGGAATACCTGTAGAAGCAGAACTTGGACATGTTGGAAATGAAACTATATATGAAGAAGCATTGGCTGCTTATAAATATACTGACCCTAATCAAGCTGCTGAATTTGTAGAGAGAACTCAGTGTGATTCTCTAGCTGTTGCTATAGGAAATCAGCATGGTGTATATACATCTGAACCACAAATCAATTTTGATGTATTAGAAAAAGTTAGTAAAGTTGTATCTGTACCTTTAGTATTACATGGTGCTTCTGGTATAGGTGATGAGGATATTAAGAAGGCTATTTCTTTAGGTATATCAAAAATTAATATACATACTGAATTATGTCAAGCAGCTATGGATGCTATAGTAAAAAATCAAGATAAAAGCTTTTTAGAATTAGAAAGAGCTGTAAGACAGGCAGTTAAAGAAAGAGCTATGGAAAAAATTATATTATTTGGAACAAATAAAAAGGCGGTTTGA
- a CDS encoding carbohydrate kinase family protein, which translates to MDKKLDVICLGAAIVDIILQPVSRNIFDIESYPIEKIKMTIGGDALNEATIISRLGYKTGVISCIGMDAAGNFILESCKNDNIDVEGIKIVKEIDTSINIGLVTDNGERTFVTNRNGSLWKTNIEHINFDKMKQAKILSLASIFNNPLLNGKALVNIFKIAKENNMTICADMIKPRLGETLNDIKESLQFIDYFFPNYEEAKLLTGKTKYDEIADVLLKCGVKNVIIKTGKEGCFIKNNEKTIVIPAVKGIKAIDTTGAGDNFVSGFISAILKGKNLEECGIYANATAAISVQYVGATTGVHSIEQVTEILKEYEVNK; encoded by the coding sequence TTGGATAAGAAATTAGATGTTATTTGTCTTGGAGCGGCTATTGTAGATATAATTCTTCAGCCAGTTTCAAGAAATATATTTGATATAGAATCATATCCAATAGAAAAAATAAAAATGACTATTGGAGGAGATGCTTTAAATGAGGCTACCATTATCAGCAGGCTTGGATATAAAACAGGAGTAATAAGCTGTATAGGTATGGATGCTGCTGGAAACTTTATTCTTGAATCTTGTAAAAATGATAATATTGATGTTGAAGGAATAAAAATAGTAAAAGAGATAGATACTTCTATTAATATAGGCTTGGTTACTGATAATGGAGAGAGAACTTTTGTTACTAATAGAAATGGAAGTTTATGGAAAACTAATATAGAACATATCAATTTTGATAAAATGAAACAGGCAAAAATTCTCTCATTAGCAAGCATCTTCAATAATCCATTATTAAATGGTAAAGCATTAGTTAATATATTTAAAATAGCCAAAGAAAATAATATGACTATTTGTGCGGATATGATTAAACCTAGGTTGGGTGAAACTTTGAATGATATAAAAGAATCTTTGCAGTTTATTGATTATTTTTTTCCTAATTATGAAGAAGCTAAACTATTAACTGGAAAAACAAAATATGATGAAATAGCTGATGTATTATTAAAATGCGGTGTAAAAAATGTAATAATCAAAACTGGAAAAGAAGGTTGTTTTATAAAGAACAATGAAAAAACTATTGTAATACCTGCTGTTAAAGGAATAAAAGCAATAGATACTACAGGGGCTGGAGATAATTTTGTTTCTGGATTTATCTCTGCTATTTTGAAAGGTAAAAATTTAGAAGAATGCGGTATTTATGCTAATGCTACAGCGGCAATATCTGTGCAGTATGTAGGTGCTACAACAGGTGTGCATAGTATTGAACAAGTAACAGAAATATTAAAAGAATATGAGGTGAATAAATAA
- a CDS encoding aldo/keto reductase, which yields MEKMKLGNTNIEISRIGLGTWAIGGGPAWGGDKDEEVCINTIRKCPELGINLIDTAPGYNFGNSERILGKALEKMNRKDIIIITKCGIVWERKGSLFNKVGDIQLYKNLSRESILEEIENSLKRMQTDYIDIYMTHWQAVEPYFTPISDTMKVLNELKASGKIRAIGAANVTVEHIEEYLKYGSLDIVQAKYSILDRAIEKDLIPICKENNITIQAYSPLEQGLLTGTLPRDYTPVGAQCNKKWFQKENMQKAMDMMDKWQELCKKYNCSIANLAISWILSQGKFINLLSGANTVAEIEQNVKSVQIKLSDEDIKYMRELAESIDK from the coding sequence ATGGAAAAAATGAAACTTGGAAATACAAATATTGAAATATCAAGAATAGGCTTAGGTACTTGGGCTATAGGAGGAGGTCCTGCTTGGGGGGGCGATAAAGATGAGGAGGTATGTATTAATACAATTAGAAAATGCCCTGAGCTAGGTATAAATTTAATAGATACTGCTCCCGGTTATAATTTTGGTAACAGTGAAAGAATATTAGGAAAAGCATTAGAAAAAATGAATCGTAAAGATATTATCATTATCACTAAATGCGGTATTGTATGGGAAAGAAAAGGAAGTCTTTTTAACAAAGTTGGAGATATTCAGCTTTATAAAAACTTGTCAAGAGAATCTATACTTGAAGAGATAGAAAATAGTCTTAAACGTATGCAAACAGATTACATAGATATTTATATGACTCACTGGCAAGCTGTAGAGCCTTATTTTACCCCTATTTCTGACACCATGAAAGTATTAAATGAATTAAAAGCAAGCGGTAAAATAAGAGCTATAGGTGCTGCCAATGTTACTGTGGAACATATTGAAGAATATTTAAAATATGGAAGTTTAGATATAGTTCAAGCAAAATATAGTATATTAGACCGTGCTATAGAAAAAGATTTGATTCCTATATGTAAAGAAAATAATATTACTATTCAAGCATATTCTCCGTTAGAACAAGGATTATTAACAGGAACATTACCTAGAGATTATACTCCAGTTGGTGCTCAATGCAATAAAAAATGGTTCCAAAAAGAAAATATGCAAAAAGCTATGGATATGATGGATAAATGGCAGGAACTTTGCAAGAAATATAATTGTTCTATTGCTAACTTAGCTATATCTTGGATATTATCTCAAGGTAAATTTATTAATCTATTAAGCGGGGCAAATACTGTTGCTGAAATAGAACAAAATGTTAAATCTGTACAAATAAAATTGTCTGATGAGGATATAAAATATATGCGTGAATTAGCTGAAAGTATTGATAAATAA